A part of Cryptococcus neoformans var. grubii H99 chromosome 6, complete sequence genomic DNA contains:
- a CDS encoding coiled-coil domain-containing protein 130, which produces MQGFNRYVPPDYDPKKASTLNLHQGKKHALGKRAKDIDKGILVVRFELPFNIWCGTCGAHIGAGVRYNAQKRKVGNYYSTPIWAFRCKCHLCSGWFEIRTDPKNAAYVVEEGAKKKDEDWDPEEHGGFRIHDTEAPSASDTATADPIAHLEKTIDQQEWAKKGTSRLTELTRQSARLSADPYAVSAALRKKFREEKKVMIEKQDRDDAMKERYGLGEDVDLGDEAVEGGREEWKAGRIEKGLHVPGSSTFSVKGVDRSIGQQKGIGKGRSNDSPAHLAEVLRKSTAKKYNPFDSPVAGFGSPPSSSTLLEGLGARARMKEMAIPRRKKSVEGRAVNVTDDSSGDVSFGLLSGYGSD; this is translated from the exons ATGCAGGGGTTTAACAG ATACGTTCCACCAGACTACGACCCCAAGAAGGCATCAACGCTCAACTTGCATCAAGGGAAGAAACATGCATTAGGAAAGCGTGCCAAGGACATCGACAAGGGCATCTTAGTCGTTCG ATTTGAACTTCCTTTCAACATCTGGTGTGGTACTTGCGGCGCACACATAGGTGCTGGCGTACGATATAACGCTCAGAAACGTAAAGTTGGCAACTACTATTCGACTCCTATATGGGCTTTCCGCTGCAAATGCCATCTTTGCTCTGGATGGTTTGAAATCCGCACAGATCCCAAAAATGCGGCATACgtcgttgaagaaggtgcgaaaaagaaggacgaaGATTGGGATCCAGAAGAACACGGCGGGTTCAGAATTCATG ATACCGAGGCACCTTCAGCGTCTGATACCGCCACGGCAGATCCAATAGCCCACCTGGAGAAGACAATAGATCAGCAAGAATGGGCGAAGAAGGGTACTTCACGCCTCACGGAACTTACCCGGCAATCAGCTCGCCTTTCCGCCGATCCTTATGCTGTGTCGGCCGCACTGCGAAAGAAGTTCcgggaagagaaaaaggtgATGATAGAAAAGCAGGATCGAGACGATGCTATGAAAGAACGGTATGGATTaggagaggatgttgaTTTAGGTGACGAGGCCGTGGAGggtgggagggaagaatggaaggCTGGTAGAATAGAAAAGGGGCTGCATGTTCCAGGAAGCTCGACTTTCTCTGTGAAAGGGGTGGACCGTTCAATCGGCCAACAAAAAGGAATCGGCAAAGGAAGATCGAACGATTCGCCTGCACATCTGGCAGAAGTTTTGAGAAAATCGACAGCGAAAAAGTACAATCCATTCGATTCCCCTGTAGCAGGTTTCGGTTCgccaccatcctcatcgaCATTGCTCGAAGGTTTGGGAGCGAGGGCCCGGATGAAAGAAATGGCAATACCGAGACGCAAGAAATCTGTAGAGGGACGGGCAGTGAATGTGACAGATGACAGTTCTGGAGATGTGAGCTTTGGCCTCTTATCGGGGTACGGAAGCGATTAG
- a CDS encoding GTP-binding protein ypt3, whose product MTDGSNYDYLFKVVLIGDSGVGKSNLLSRFTRNEFNLESKSTIGVEFATRSINVDGKTVKAQIWDTAGQERYRAITSAYYRGAVGALLVYDIAKHQTYENVTRWLKELRDHADANIVIMLVGNKSDLKHLRAVSTDEAKQFATENGLSFIETSALDASNVESAFQNILTDIYRIVSSKSLESSGDVIKPSGGETILVAPTADDGGAKSSSKCC is encoded by the exons ATGACAGACGGCTCAAACTACGACTATCTCTTCAAG GTCGTCCTTATCGGTGACTCTGGCGTCGGTAAATC TAACT TGCTTTCTCGATTCACCCGAAACGAGTTCAACCTCGAATCAAAATCCACTATCGGTGTCGAATTCGCCACAAGAAGTATCAATGTGGATGGAAAGACTGTGAAGGCGCAAATTTGGGACACGG CTGGGCAAGAACGATACCGAGCCATCACCTCCGCCTACTACCGAGGTGCTGTCGGCGCACTCTTGGTATACGACATTGCCAAGCACCAAACCTATGAGAACGTGACGCGATGGCTCAAGGAGCTGAGAGATCATGCGGATGCCAATATTGTTATTATGCTTGTTGGAAACAAGAGCGACTTGAAGCATTTGAGGGCAGTGTCTACAGATGAGGCGAAGCAGTTTGCGA CCGAAAATGGACTCTCGTTCATCGAGACTTCTGCTTTGGACGCGTCAAATGTAGAATCCGCTTTCCAAAACATCCTTACCG ATATCTATCGAATTGTTTCTTCTAAATCTCTTGAATCATCTGGCGATGTCATCAAACCCTCTGGCGGCGAGACCATCCTTGTTGCCCCCACAGCCGACGATGGCGGTGCCAAGTCCAGCAGCAAGTGCTGTTAG
- a CDS encoding 4-aminobutyrate aminotransferase — translation MLTRSARALRSSRPLLSRALGARGFSTSDLIPDEPTGPKVVTENVPGPKGIAASKEIDTFQDPRTHVVVPNYELSKGNYLVDADGNTLLDVFAQISSIALGYNVPALLELGKTDQFVKAALNRPAIGSFPPVQWAEWIKTGLLTVAPKGLDQLVTTLCGSSANETAFKCAFMAYRQRERGAIDAPFSKEEMESCMLNHSPGSPELSVLSFKSGFHGRLFGSLSATRSKAIHKIDIPAFDWPSAPFPSLKYPLEEHIAENEAEEKRCLEEYEKILIDSKSTSPVAAVIIEPILSEGGDKHASPEFFRSLRLIARKHGAFFIVDEVQTGVGATGTFWAHEKWGLKEGEEPDFVTFSKKMQAAGVFHKKETRPNAPYRNYNTWMGDPIRALQARKMIQLIAENNLVSHTAATGDLLVSSLSSVFASPAAAGKVFNFRGQGEGTYLAWDMASPQMRDAFLGKMRKAGVQIGGCGDATVRLRPMLTFGEKHVEVLGGAVEDVLQCL, via the exons ATGTTGACTCGCAGTGCTCGCGCTCTCCGTTCCTCAAGGCCCCTCCTGAGCCGAGCTCTCGGTGCACGGGGCTTCTCCACTTCTGATCTCATTCCCGATGAGCCCACTGGGCCCAAGGTAGTAACGGAGAATGTGCCCGGACCAAAAGGTATAGCTGCT TCGAAGGAAATCGATACCTTTCAGGACCCGCGGACGCATGTTGTAGTGCCAAACTATGAGCTCTCTAAGG GCAATTACCTTGTTGACGCAGACGGCAACACTCTACTCGACGTGTTTGCGCAGATTTCATCCATTGCTTTGGGTTACAACGTACCCGCCTTGTTGGAGCTCGGTAAAACT GACCAATTCGTAAAGGCGGCGCTCAACAGACCTGCTATCGGCTCATTCCCACCTGTCCAATGGGCTGAGTGGATCAAGACCGGTCTTTTGACGGTAGCTCCCAAGGGCTTAGACCAATTAGTCACTACTTTATGTGGCAGCAGTGCAAACG AAACCGCTTTCAAATGTGCATTCATGGCGTACAGgcagagggagagaggtgCTATTGATGCTCCTTTCAGCAAAGAGGAAATGG AGTCTTGCATGCTCAATCACTCTCCAGGAAGCCCTGAGCTTTCGGTACTTTCCTTCAAATCTGGATTCCATGGCCGTCTCTTTGGTAGTTTGAGTGCTACCAGGAGTAAGGCAATCCACAAG ATTGACATCCCCGCTTTTGACTGGCCCAGtgcgccttttccttctttgaaGTATCCGCTTGAGGAGCACATCGCAGAGAATGAAgcggaggagaagagatgctTGGAAGAGTACGAGAAAATTTTGATTGACAG TAAATCCACATCTCCTGTCGCGGCTGTAATCATAGAACCCATCCTTTCCGAAGGCGGAGATAAGCACGCGTCTCCTGAATTCTTCCGCTCTCTTCGCCTTATTGCGAGGAAGCATGGCGCCTTTTTCATTGTCGACGAAGTGCAGACCGGTGTTGGTGCCACAGGTACCTTCTGGGCACATGAGAAATGGGGCTTGAAAGAGGGGGAGGAACCCGACTTTGTCACCTTTTCCAAGAAGATGCAGGCTGCGGGTGTTTTCCACAAGAAGGAAACCAGACCGAATGCGCCCTACAGGAACTACAACACTTGGATG GGTGACCCTATCCGAGCACTCCAAGCCCGCAAGATGATTCAACTGATCGCGGAGAATAACCTTGTTTCTCATACTGCAGCTACTGGTGATCTCCTGGTCTCTTCATTGTCAAGTGTATTTGCATCTccagctgctgctggcaaAGTGTTCAACTTCCGAGGGCAAGGTGAAGGCACGTATCTTGCATGGGACATGGCGTCTCCTCAGATGCGGGATGCATTCCTGGGGAAGATGCGGAAGGCTGGTGTGCAGATTGGAGGGTGCGGCGACGCGACTGTGCGACTGAGGCCGATGCTGACGTTTGGGGAGAAGCATGTGGAGGTGCTGGGTggggcggtggaggatgtgcTGCAGTGTTTATAG
- a CDS encoding SCR1 protein: MDILLRESLFGRILNSLTNDRTFPHPQDLAWGEDVVCGPCSDPRQQAALEFTGPDDPAAPRNWPTLTKSFVMADIMFLNFSFYAASAIFTPSIPLIEEKFGANASKGTLGLSLFVIAYGIGPLILSPLSNLPSIGRTPVYVAGSLAFCLVNIGTALAKDIPTILVLRFIGGFVGSAPISVGGATLMEVYGPAEVPYAIAFYAISGLCGPILGPMFGTLAVTRWNTWAATLWLLAGITAFTTVFIFFFLPETLSFNILRRRAQRLRVQRDRPHDPYPVEPDAKSRNFFLDIVYQTVDDFKLSCTDPVILFVNVHTMLIYGVLYLWFEFFPFVFGEIYCFSAIQQALAFFGILAGAVISVTLYLLWLYFFYQPRVTDSEVIVQPEDRLRPGQIGAVCIPICLFIFAWTSRESVHWIAPIIGTAFFAPGFYLSFQSVLNYLGESYPRHVASIFAGNTFFRSSFGGALPLAAPRMLQSLSIGWASSTLGFISIAMLPLPFILERYGKRLRSWSKYAN; encoded by the exons ATGGACATCTTACTTCGCGAAAGCCTCTTTGGCCGCATTCTGAACTCCCTTACAAACGACAGGACctttccccatcctcaagATTTGGCTTGGGGGGAAGATGTTGTTTGCGGCCCATGCTCAGATCCAAGACAGCAGGCAGCCCTCGAGTTCACGGGACCCGATGATCCGGCGGCCCCAAGGAACTGGCCAACTTTGACAAAGTCATTCGTCATGGCAGATATAATGTTCCTCAACTTCAGCTTCTATGCGGCATCGGCAATCTTCACTCCAAGCATTCCACTCATTGAAGAGAAGTTTGGCGCCAACGCTAGCAAAGGCACTCTTGGGCTCTCGCTCTTTGTCATTGCGTATGGCATTGGCCCTCTGATT CTTTCCCCACTCTCGaaccttccatccatcgGACGCACGCCTGTTTATGTCGCCGGATCCCTTGCATTCTGCCTGGTGAACATCGGCACAGCTCTTGCAAAGGATATCCCTACGATCTTGGTACTTCGTTTTATAGGTGGCTTTGTTGGAAGTGCACCTATCAGTGTTGGGGGTGCAACTCTGATGGAAGTTTATGGACCTGCTGAGGTTCCGTATGCGATCGCCTTCTATGCAATCAGCGGACTGTGTGGACCAATACTGGGACCT ATGTTTGGAACTTTGGCAGT CACGCGTTGGAACACCTGGGCCGCAACGCTGTGGCTATTGGCTGGAATCACAGCATTCACCACCGTCTtcatattcttcttcttgccggAAACGTTGTCCTTCAACATTCTGCGTCGACGAGCACAGCGTCTTCGGGTTCAACGTGACAGACCTCATGACCCATATCCTGTCGAGCCGGATGCAAAGTCGCGCAATTTCTTCCTGGATATCGTGTACCAGACGGTTGATGACTTCAAGCTGTCCTGCACGGACCCAGTCATTCTGTTTGTCAACGTACACACCATGCTTATTTACGGTGTACTCTATTTGTGGTTCGAATTCTTCCCATTTG TGTTTGGGGAGATTTACTGCTTCAGCGCTATTCAGCAAGCTT TGGCTTTTTTTGGCATCCTCGCTGGCGCAGTGATTTCAGTCACATTGTATCTCCTCTGGCTTTACTTCTTCTATCAACCGCGAGTGACAGACTCAGAGGTCATCGTACAGCCTGAAGATCGTCTGCGCCCCGGACAAATTGGAGCAGTCTGCATTCCCAtctgcctcttcatctttgccTGGACGTCTCGAGAAAG TGTACACTGGATTGCGCCGATCATTGGAACAGCCTTCTTTGCCCCGGGATTCTacctttccttccaatCAGTTCTGAACTACCTTGGTGAGTCATATCCCAGGCATGTGGCAAGCATTTTTGCTGGCAACACATTCTTTCGAAGCTCTTTTGGAGGAGCGTTGCCCTTGGCGGCTCCTCGGATGCTCCAGTCCCTGAGTATCGGATGGGCGTCGAGCACTTTGGgcttcatctccatcgccatgcttcctcttccatttaTTTTGGAGAGA TACGGCAAAAGACTGCGTTCCTGGAGCAAATATGCGAACTAG
- a CDS encoding amidase, giving the protein MTLDVIPSWSEIAAAKVAARDALIPEQWRIPVTDALNVIDIPKTCGVLSPGEIEITETPAPTLVRKILREELRSYDVTLAFCKRAAIAQQLTNCLTEIIFEEALNAAAGIDAEYSKSKTPLGPLHGLPVSLKDNFYIEGVDTTVGFVAWANDPAKKQQESEMTQIMRECGAVLFCKTNVPTAMMIAETYNNVWGYTCNPYNRNCSSGGSSGGESALLAMKGSPLGVGTDIGGSIRIPASMCGLYSLKPSFGRFPTYGARSGLPGQEAIRSINGPMSIALESVAMWAKTVVDNKPWNRDPNMIPIPWRDVEVPEKLCFGLIMDNGIVKPTPPVTRALLETKAALEKAGHKVIGWTPYNAEEATALGARFFTGDGGAKIAQILACSGEPYPEGLAGYRKRFDAIKENPPLVAALWEMQSDRVSYCKRSLQHWLASKDVTGTGRPFDGLISPVSMHSACPKMAFNDHVTYTLMWNIMDYSATTFPVSFVDSQLDKKPAYEPRNETEKKIWDRYDSTEVVGAPVSLQLVCQRLEEEKALKLTEVIAKALVETGAK; this is encoded by the exons ATGACTCTCGACGTTATCCCCTCGTGGTCTGAAATTGCTGCTGCCAAAGTGGCTGCCAGAGATGCCCTTATCCCTGAGCAATGGCGCATCCCAGTTACCGATGCGCTGAATGTTATTGATATCCCCAAGACATGCGGCGTCCTCTCTCCTGGAGAAATCGAAATCACAGAAACACCTGCTCCCACGTTGGTCCGAAAAATCCTAAGAGAGGAGTTGAGGAGCTACGACGTGACACTTGCTTTCTGCAAGCGTGCAGCTATTGCCCAGCAACTC ACCAACTGTCTCACTGAAATCATCTTTGAAGAAGCGCTCaatgctgctgctggcaTCGATGCCGAATATTCCAAGAGCAAGACCCCTCTTGGTCCTCTTCACGGCCTTCCAGTTTCCCTCAAAGACAACTTTTACATTGAAGGCGTTGACACAACTGTTGGATTTGTCGCCTGGGCCAATGATCCTGCCAAGAAGCAACAAGAGAGTGAAATGACCCAAATCATGAGAGAGTGCGGTGCTGTGCTCTTCTGCAAGAC CAACGTACCCACCGCCATGATGATCGCCGAGACTTACAATAATGTGTGGGGTTATACATGCAACCCCTACAACCGCAACTGCTCTTCGGGCGGGTCTTCTGGAGGAGAGTCCGCTTTGCTCGCGATGAAAG GCTCCCCCCTTGGCGTTGGTACAGACATTGGTGGTTCTATTCGGATTCCCGCATCTATGTGTGGTCTCTATAGCTTGAAGCCTTCTTTCGGCCGCTTCCCGACTTACGGTGCGCGCTCCGGTCTGCCGGGCCAAGAAGCTATCCGTTCTATTAATGGACCCATGTCAATTGCATTGGAAAGTGTGGCAATGTGGGCCAAAACTGTAGTAGACAATAAACCTTGGAACAGGGATCCCAACATGATTCCTATCCCTTGGAGGGACGTTGAGGTACCTGAAAAGCTTTGCTTTG GGCTGATCATGGATAATGGGATCGTGAAGCCTACACCGCCTGTTACCCGGGCGTTGCTTGAGACAAAGGCCGCTTTAGAAAAGGCCGGTCATAAGGTTATCGGATGGACACC GTACAATGCTGAGGAGGCCACAGCTCTTGGTGCCCGGTTTTTCACCGGTGACGGTGGAGCCAAGATTGCCCAGATTCTCGCCTGTTCGGGAGAGCCTTACCCCGAAGGTCTTGCAGGTTATCGCAAACGCTTTGACGCTATAAAAGAGAACCCTCCACTTGTTGCAGCCCTTTGGGAGATGCAGTCTGATAGGGTTTCCTACTGCAAGAGGAGTTTGCAGCACTGGTTGGCCAGCAAGGACGTGACTGGCACTGGTCGTCCTTTTGACGGGCTTATAAGTCCTGTCTCAATGCATTCAGCTTGTCCCAA GATGGCTTTTAATGACCATGTTACATACACCTTGATGTGGAACATTATGGACTACTCTGCCACCACCTTTCCAGTCAGTTTTGTCGATTCGCAGCTTGATAAGAAACCTGCATATGAGCCGCGAAATGAAACCGAGAAGAAAATCTGGGATCGAT ATGATTCAACTGAGGTTGTTGGTGCCCCTGTCTCGCTTCAGCTAGTTTGTCAAAGActcgaggaagaaaaagctcTCAAATTGACAGAAGTCATTGCCAAGGCTCTCGTTGAAACTGGAGCAAAGTGA